A single region of the Leptothrix cholodnii SP-6 genome encodes:
- a CDS encoding TRAP transporter substrate-binding protein: protein MQITRRTLLAGTGALALPGVATHALAQNKAEFTLKYANNLPITHPMNVRATEMAAAILAESKGRVDLKVFPSSQLGTDTDMLSQIRSGAIDYFTLSPLILGTLVPSAQISGVGFAFKDYNQVWAAMDGDLGAHVRKEIAARSTMFAFDKIWDNGYRQMTSSARAITKPEDLKGMKMRVPPSPFWVSMFKAFEASPATINFAEVYTALQTKIVDGQENPLAIIATAKLFEVQQFCSITNHMWDGFWFLANKKSFERLPADLQEIVTRNVNKAGLNQRDDVRKLNDSLLGELKAKGMAINTTDAELFRAKLRAAGFYAEWHKKFGDEAWAVLEKYTGKLV from the coding sequence ATGCAAATCACCCGCCGCACCCTGCTGGCCGGCACCGGCGCCCTCGCGCTGCCCGGCGTCGCCACCCACGCCCTGGCGCAGAACAAGGCCGAGTTCACGCTGAAATACGCCAACAACCTGCCCATCACGCACCCGATGAACGTGCGCGCCACCGAGATGGCGGCGGCGATCCTGGCCGAATCGAAGGGCCGGGTCGACCTGAAGGTGTTCCCGAGCAGCCAGCTGGGCACCGACACCGACATGCTGTCGCAGATCCGCTCGGGCGCGATCGACTACTTCACGCTCTCGCCGCTGATCCTCGGCACGCTGGTGCCGTCGGCGCAGATCAGCGGCGTGGGCTTCGCGTTCAAGGACTACAACCAGGTCTGGGCCGCGATGGACGGTGACCTGGGCGCCCACGTGCGCAAGGAGATCGCCGCCAGGTCGACGATGTTCGCGTTCGACAAGATCTGGGACAACGGCTACCGCCAGATGACCAGCAGCGCGCGCGCCATCACCAAGCCCGAAGACCTCAAGGGCATGAAGATGCGCGTGCCGCCGAGCCCGTTCTGGGTCTCGATGTTCAAGGCCTTCGAGGCGTCGCCGGCCACCATCAACTTCGCCGAGGTCTACACCGCCCTGCAGACCAAGATCGTCGACGGCCAGGAGAACCCGCTGGCGATCATCGCCACCGCCAAGCTGTTCGAGGTGCAGCAGTTCTGCTCGATCACCAACCACATGTGGGACGGTTTCTGGTTCCTGGCCAACAAGAAGTCCTTCGAGCGCCTGCCGGCCGATCTGCAGGAGATCGTGACGCGCAACGTCAACAAGGCCGGCCTGAACCAGCGCGACGACGTGCGCAAGCTCAACGACTCGCTGCTGGGCGAGCTCAAGGCCAAGGGCATGGCGATCAACACCACCGACGCCGAGCTGTTCCGCGCCAAGCTGCGCGCGGCCGGTTTCTACGCCGAGTGGCACAAGAAGTTCGGCGACGAAGCCTGGGCGGTGCTCGAGAAGTACACCGGCAAGCTGGTCTGA